Proteins encoded together in one Anaerotignum faecicola window:
- the frr gene encoding ribosome recycling factor: protein MSEKTAVFEEKMKKTISNLESEYSTIRAGRANPHVLDRIMVDYYGTPTPINQVGNISVPEARLIQIQPYDASMLKAIEKAINTSELGINPNSDGRVIRLVFPELTEERRIALTKEVKKKGEDAKIALRNIRRDAIDMFKKQEKAKEITKDDLSDLEDEIQKITDKYTVEIDKKAEAKSKDILSV from the coding sequence ATGTCGGAGAAAACAGCAGTATTTGAAGAAAAAATGAAAAAAACGATTTCAAACCTTGAAAGCGAATATTCAACTATTAGGGCAGGAAGAGCAAATCCGCATGTTTTAGACAGGATTATGGTTGATTATTACGGAACGCCTACGCCTATTAATCAAGTTGGCAATATTTCCGTTCCGGAAGCAAGGCTTATTCAGATACAGCCATATGACGCATCTATGCTTAAAGCGATTGAAAAAGCAATTAATACATCCGAATTGGGTATAAATCCAAACAGCGACGGAAGGGTTATCCGTCTTGTTTTCCCAGAACTTACGGAAGAACGCCGTATTGCCCTTACAAAAGAAGTTAAGAAAAAGGGTGAGGACGCAAAAATTGCTTTAAGGAATATCAGGCGCGACGCTATTGATATGTTTAAAAAGCAGGAAAAAGCTAAAGAAATAACTAAAGACGACCTTTCGGATCTTGAAGATGAAATTCAGAAAATTACAGACAAATACACTGTTGAAATTGATAAGAAAGCCGAAGCTAAAAGCAAGGACATACTTTCTGTTTAA
- the pyrH gene encoding UMP kinase, producing MYNRIILKLSGEALAGEKSGVNFDNDVIKAIVGQIKKIVSNGTEVALVIGGGNFWRGRSADSKMDRCKADQIGMLATVMNAIYVADFLNQDGVEAVVQTPFKCGTMTEEFSKASALNHLKNGRVVIFAGGLGHPMFSTDTITALRGAELEADALFFAKNVDGVYDSDPNENPNAKKIDEIKCEDIIKNNLKVIDLTAASLCFEQKIPVVIFGLNEENSIVRAVGGQKLGTIVTV from the coding sequence ATGTATAACCGTATAATTCTTAAGTTAAGCGGTGAAGCTTTAGCCGGTGAAAAAAGCGGAGTTAATTTTGACAATGACGTTATAAAAGCGATTGTCGGACAGATTAAAAAAATTGTGTCAAACGGAACTGAAGTTGCGCTTGTTATAGGCGGCGGCAATTTTTGGCGCGGCAGAAGTGCCGATTCAAAAATGGACAGGTGCAAAGCGGATCAGATAGGCATGCTTGCAACTGTTATGAACGCCATTTATGTTGCTGACTTTTTAAATCAAGACGGCGTTGAAGCAGTTGTGCAGACGCCGTTTAAATGCGGTACGATGACAGAGGAATTTTCAAAAGCAAGCGCTTTGAACCATCTGAAAAACGGCAGGGTGGTTATATTTGCGGGCGGCCTTGGGCATCCGATGTTTTCAACTGACACTATAACCGCGTTAAGAGGCGCGGAGTTGGAAGCGGACGCATTGTTTTTTGCCAAGAATGTAGACGGAGTTTATGACAGCGATCCTAATGAAAACCCAAATGCAAAGAAAATTGATGAAATAAAGTGCGAAGATATTATTAAAAACAATTTAAAAGTTATAGATCTTACAGCGGCGTCCCTTTGCTTTGAACAAAAAATACCTGTTGTAATATTTGGATTAAACGAAGAAAACAGCATTGTCCGTGCAGTAGGCGGGCAAAAGCTCGGAACTATTGTCACTGTTTAA